The genomic stretch AGACTCCGCCCCTCAGGTCACCCTCCTCTAACAGCAAGTAGGCGGAGCTCCAGGCCTCGTTAGCGGCCGGTCCGCTCCTCAGCCCACCCCTCCCCCCCGCCATGCACACCAACACGTCTGCAATGCAGGAGAGACAGCGAGCGGCCACGCCCAGCTCTGCGCCTGACTCCGCCCCCTGCTGCCCGCTTCCTGCTGCgactgaagagag from Micropterus dolomieu isolate WLL.071019.BEF.003 ecotype Adirondacks unplaced genomic scaffold, ASM2129224v1 contig_6411, whole genome shotgun sequence encodes the following:
- the LOC123964918 gene encoding L-fucose kinase-like produces the protein MSLTHQEAELQWREELLFLAGRRRVADSLRRRSDVCMLPSFRAAVLGGRQEALLEALDGIAAGSGQQGAESGAELGVAARCLSCIADVLVCMAGGRGGLRSGPAANEAWSSAYLLLEEGDLR